The stretch of DNA tgttgtTTCTGAATGCTTTCACAAAGTTTCTGTGAAGAGTGATCTGAAGGAGTCTCactcactccacctgaccaatatAGTTAATGCTTTCTGAGGTCACAGGAGTTCCTTTTTCTCATATTTACAATGTCAGAGTCATAGCAGTGATGCATAGTGATATCTTTTATTTCCATTGGGACATTTCTAATTGGAAATACATCCTACACTGCCTTTGGAGGCATGTTAGTCACAACTAACAAATGAATTATGACCATATTTTTATTCAGCAGTAATTCACCAGGTTGGGGTTTGGAGGTGGTGCAGTGCACATTCCATTCATTCAGGATTTACTTGCATTTTAATCTTGTTATCATCCCTCAAtaattaaatatttatagaagATAGTTTTTGCAGCTATTAACTGATAGAAATGGGTGCATTTTGAAAGTTATGAAGTACATTGAGTCTTCCAAAATGTAATTGAGCCaaataaaaagtaattaaaatgttaTGTTAGGAGCTGACTCATATCCTGGCTGTAATTTAATCCAGCTATAATCTCAATGATATATTATGCTTTCCTTTAATTCCTGATGCCTCATATTCAAAGGATTTTCTTTGGTTGAGTATAGATCTGCAGTCTGCCACAAATTAGCTGAGAGGATTTTGTAAGGAACAAATGAAATATTGCTGCATAATGGAAAATGTTTTAAACATTGAAATTTTTTGGTATATCGATATAATAGAAAAAAGTGTTTCTCTGCAAGGCCTTGTaaactatgggaagaattttctccctgtcgggtgggccggtcaggagcaggtgcaggcgggcgcagagccgatcgccacccgcaattggctgcgggccgccattttatgtgggcgggccaattaaggcccgcccagcatgacgcgcacctggaagcactcagcgctacctgtgcaggcagggggaggggggaaagttggggcctgcactctttaagagcacagaaatctccctgaggcacagagctgtctcagggagattaacttaaGTTTTAAACGTGGAaaaagaaaatttttaaaattattcagacatgtcccttcatgtgacagtgtcacgtgagctgggacatgttatgaattttcataaaaatttatatttaataaaatcttcatgaaacctcatcccgcccgtggatgaggtttcatgataattgtgaaggccgcctgggctcttcacctgctcaCCAAACTTAAGTTTGGGGTTTGTGGATTTGATCTGTTCCCAGCGTCTCCCCTTCAGGCGTAAACCTTACTGGGGTGCCCggttttcttgggcagcagcacagcctggatgttgggcaggaCCCCACCCTGGGCTATGGTGACCCCGCCCAGCAGCTTGATGAGCTCCTCGTCGTTGCGGATGGCGAGCTGCAGGTGGCGGGGGATGATGCGGGTCTTCTTGTTGTCCCGGGCCGCGTTGCCGGCCAGCTCGAGGATCTCAGCCATCAGGTACTCGAGGATGGCGGCCAGGTAGACGGGGGCCCCAGCCCCGATCCGCTCGGCATAGTGGCCCTTGAGCAGCAGCCGGTGGATACGGCCAACGGGGAACTGGAGCCCGGCTCTGGAGGAGCGAGTCTTGGTCTTGGCGCGCCCTTTGCCTCCGGTTTTACCGCGACCGGACATTCTGTTCTCGCCCTCGCTGAAGGTCTGGACCAATGTTGGAAAGTtcggacgggcagctttctcaatagccttaattagttcattaatggccttaataggcctttgacagtttggcaggtgtgcagccgactccaaatgaaatatcaaaatgatgcgcagtgatgtcggaacacgtgcctgacatcaccacgcatcattttacacatttgcgtgtgggggcaggccctgcacaccgaacagaagattctgcctaaTGTGATAATACAACCTGATCACCCAACAGGTTCATATGAAATTCCTCCCTCTTTGAAAGGAATTTCATACAACTCATCAAGTATTTACACCCTACTAGCCCATACTGAGAATTTAACGTTCAAGTTTCTTATTTTCTTGTTAAAAAGAAGCAAATAGCAAATAGAGAGCACAAATAGAGACACATCTACTATCTTCATATGCCATCCCATATCTGTACCATCCTACATTATACTTGTGTAATTTAAGGTACATTGATGAATGATATCTTGTGTCCTGTTGCTGTTTACTGCCttcctcagtgttttgctgttagAATCTCGCCACATGGCAAATAAACTTGTTTAAATACAGAAAACAATCTACTTAAAGACACATGAGAGACAAATGTGAAATTTCCCAGGAAAATGGTAGGAAAAAGTAGATATGAAATAACAAGTGAGCAAATCCAGTAGGTAAGTAAAAAATTAACAAATACAACAAAACATCGGTTTCGAGAGTTGCTCTGTGTCTCATTGTTAAAGAGCTCTTCTTTCCTcccatgtcatgaagctattaatgtatataatattttggaaaatatttttcttttaaaatagaggtttagttcaCGGGTATGTATTAAttagattaaaaccagctagtctaggtgctttgatatgtattagttttgatatggaagagagatagcgtacatttgcattttttgaatagagcattcaagaagtggggtgaaaacttaaTACTTTTCtaacagataccaagcaatatgtttatattactaataaaattggtacaatgaaaggtgTTTcgttgttaaaaggtaaagttctaAGAGGCTGTtgacacaatgagaatttgaattcaatcagtggtggtaggtataacttcagtagttttcaggcatgcagggcagaggcaatggaaGATCAAAAGGCGGcagtaagcctccaactggttccacagtgaaaagaacctcattttgaatttgtaaggtgaaaatgctttgcctggtgtttggttgttgttaccttaatggagattagtttgggaatttgttaaaagtcatgatagtagtaatttgtagccatgtgtatgtatattttaacctgtgtaaattaataaaatgttccatttattttgatataaaaccttGACAACTAGTAGTCTgcttcctgagtttagagtcgcaactcaaacataacacttaaaattaaggcaaaatactgcagatgctggaaatctgaaacaaaaacaaaaaatgctgcaggcctgacagcaactgtggagagaaagacagagttaacataagagtctgtatgactcttcagagctaaagagaaggaaAAATGTGATGaagtatatactgtttaaggggggtggaacaggagaagctggatagaaggccagtgataggtggaggcaaaggagagattgcaaaagatgtcataaacaaaaggtcaaagggttgttaatagtggtggtactagctaaaggaggtgctgatgatgacattaagagtggaaagcagaatgtgataatggccagacccaggttaagcactctggaaagtgacaggtggccctagtgggagtgggttggagggaggggatggtggtgggaaaaaagatcgaaaataagctagaagctggggataaaacaatgaataaaaatggaaataagtttaaaaaataataacaatgaaaataagtgaaaaaataaataaaaattaaaaaaataaaaatgagcatagaaaaaagggggatcaagaagaggtggggatgaaggagagagttcatagtctgaagttgttgaactcaatgttaagtccagaaggctgtaaagtgcttaattgaaAAATCAGTAATTTCAacatttaaaatttccctctgggtttCATTAAAAATAACCCAGCTTTTTACCAATTGCATCGGTCATAGCATCCCTCCTATTTCCTGTTGGATCTCACATGCATAATTTCTATCATTTTGCCTTCATTAACCTATTTAATGAGCTGCATTGATAGTCTCAACATGGTTCCCTGGTacttttaggtcttgaactcaaGTCTGcactaaaaaaaacagaaaatgctggaaaatctcagcaggtctggcagcacctgtacagagagaaacagagttaacgttttgactccatatgactcttcttcagagtttttTGGTGTTTTCCCTGGTTGAGACTACAGAGACCAAGATTTATCCTTGAACACTTGGAAATAAAGTTTAATTTACAATACCTGATAGTAATCAGACAGACTAGATCAGTGGACTTGTTCgacacatttctgcagctactgaagTGCTCAACCACATCATCACCTCCACCTTTAATTCCACAGTCATCATTAaaaaacatttactctctccctcaccctggcCATTCCCCTAGTACTGCCCTCTAATGGACGTAGACTTGAATAGATATGGTGGACAAATGTTTATCCATTCACTGCCAGATATAGCACTATCGGGTCCTGCACTCGTCTGCTAAAACAGCTCCCAGGATCATCCTGGGATGCAAAGATAACCCCTGGTCTCTTTTCTCTATTGTAATTTGTCTTCTTAaacctcttttccctttcttctccaccctcacctccaacaatgaGTGTGAAGAGATCATGGACTTCTTTCCACAAAGATCAAGACCATTCAATCAACTGCTTCAGCCACATCCTTCCCTTTCACTAGCCCATCtggccaaacttcctctaaagAGCCCACTGCCCCTGCGCTGAACTCACATATTTCTCTagtccccctcctgtctctcctcatgtcctctctgagctcatcttgtccatgataTCCACCTCCAGTTCCCTCAATCCTATTTgtactaaactgctgaccacccaattcTCTTCCTGATCCCCATGTTAGCCGATATTGTAAATAGTTCCCTCTCTTCAGGTCTTGCTCCTCTCTTTAAACCTTTAAGTCTTCTATCATCACCTCTCCCCTCAAAAAGCTAACCCTTAACCCCACCATTGTAgctaccatcccatctccaacctcccttttccTCTCAAAAGTCCATGAAAGTGCTGTTGCCTCCAAAATCCATTCCTGTCTTTCCCAGAACTCTGAATTCCTCCATTCAGATCTCTGCCCTGCCACAGTTCTGAAATGACTCTtagcaaagtcacaaatgacattctaaATGAATGTGACAAAGGCAAACTTTccctctcatccttctcaacctgtttACAGCCTTTGACATGaatgaccacaccatcctcctccaatgtctTTCCACCGTTgttcagctgggtgggactgtagTCAACTGGACCCATTCTTatttatctaattgtagccagagaatcacttgcaatgatttctcttcccactcccgcagttacctctggtgtcccacaaggatctatACTCAGacccttcctatttcttatctacatgctgcccttcaGCAACATCACCCAAAAGCACAGTGCTATTTcaaatgtatgctgatgacacctagCTCTATCTAATTATCAACTCTGTTAATTCCTCCAATGCTGTTAAATTTTCAGACTGTTTATTTGATATCAGAATTGGATGATCAGAAAATCTTCCAActgaatattgggaagattgaaaacaTTGTCCTAGGTCCCTGCTCTAAACTGCTTTCCCCAGTTATCAACTCCTTCCCTCTTTCTGGCAACTGCCTGACTGTTCGAAATCTTGGTGTTGTATTAGACCCTGACATAAGCTTCCGACTACATACCTGCGCCATCATTAAAACTGCTTATGTTGAATTTCATAACATTGCCCGATTTCACCCTGACTCACCTCATGCTCAAACTCTCATTTGTGTCTTTTTTACCTCCAGATTTGACTGCTTCAATTTGCTCCTGGCTGGTCAGCCACATtttatcctccataaacttgaggtctaaaactctgttgcccgtttcttaacttgcaccaaatccgaTCTTCCTGCATGATGCTTCTTTAAGCCTGCCTCTTGGACCAAGAGTTTTGCCATTTGctataatatctccttatatggcttggcTTCTAATTTTGATTTATCATgcagtgaagtgccttgagatattttactacattaaagacaccatataaatgtaagttgatcTTGTCACACATTGTAGAAGCCAGGCAATTATCATCCATTAAATTCAATACATTGCAAATCTGGCAGGTTCTAGCATATGTAGGTAATCTGCTCTGCAAGATTACTATAAAGATGATGGAAACAAAAAAATTACCCCTTGCTGCTTTTCCCTTCTTAAACTGATTGTTATTCCTGTCTTTCTTTGATAAAGTCTTGTAAAATTCAATTTTCCTTCTGTACATCTGGAGATTCTTCTTTGTTGGGTCTTTACGGCGACCTGTGCATCCATAAATGTCAAAGCTGGAGAAGTAGAAGCCCCtaagaaaattaaaatattttatattATTGGAATATAGAATAGTAAGTTACCAACAAAACCCCATGATAAAGGCAGGAAtaacaccataagaccataaggtcataagatgtaggagcagaagttggccattcagcccattgagtatgCTCCAtcatccaatgagatcatggctgatctgataatccgcaacaccatttcctttttccccgtaacccttcaTTCCATTACTAATTAACAAtttgtctacctcagccttgaatatacttaacaaccaagcctctacagccctctgcggtaaggaattccacagattcattgggcagaatttttccgtcggcgagctgggggcgggaCCTGCTCGCCTATGCGAAAAtgaggcgggatgatgtcggaaacccccgacgtcacctcgccctatttaaatattgataaatattgaggccattgacagggtagttaaaccaattaaaggccctgtccatccagccttaaggctggtgggcaggccaggagccccggcgggcttctgaaaaaacatgaaacctcatccaatggcgggatgaggtttcatgtatgttttaaaaagtttaataaagtttctgtgatatttattaacatgtcctatctcatgtgacattttcacatgagggggacatgttaataatttgttttatttttctatttttaaagtttcaaacactgtcagtgctctccctgaggcagcacttagtctcaggcagatgtgcgctctttcatgcacgaaagagtgcactctgacagttggggaatccggcctcccctgcacaggaagcacatagtgcttcccgctGGGTGGCCCGCTaggcccacttaaaatggcgacggggcccatttcggcggcaGTGATCAGttgcccgcccgccgccaagccggtgggaccCGCccacccgtcaagggcaaaattctgcccattaccctctgagagaagaaattcctcctcatctctgtcttaaatgggtgacccctttctctgagattatgccctctggtcctagactctcccacaaggggaaacaacctctcagcatccagctAATATAGTACCTCCAataccatggactcttatcttattaaacatccttatgtgcggtaccttatcaaacaccttttggaaatccaaatatattacatcgacTGGTTACCCTTTATCTTTCCTACTTGTAACCTCCTCAAagtattctaataaatttgt from Carcharodon carcharias isolate sCarCar2 chromosome 1, sCarCar2.pri, whole genome shotgun sequence encodes:
- the LOC121275527 gene encoding histone H2A-like, with the translated sequence MSGRGKTGGKGRAKTKTRSSRAGLQFPVGRIHRLLLKGHYAERIGAGAPVYLAAILEYLMAEILELAGNAARDNKKTRIIPRHLQLAIRNDEELIKLLGGVTIAQGGVLPNIQAVLLPKKTGHPSKVYA